The segment AAACCATGGCCCAAGTCGGCCTACCATCTATGAGTCCATCTTGTAAACCAATTGTTGACGTATTGGATGTACTAAATTTTACACTCACAAAAGAACTTACAAGATTGTAAGTGCTCGGAACTCCTCCTCGATTTGCTGCACGAAGATTTTGTGAACTGACTGTCTGCATGTATAATTTGTAACggttttccaaatattttcttgcttGAATTATTAAGTATTGGTGCTCTGATCTTGTTTTAATAGGATCTTGAGTTTTGGGCATTGGCGGTATATCTGTAATACATAAAATGAGATCCCATAATTCGCTTATTTTGGGATCATTAAAAGTTTCTGCTGCCTTGGCAAACATATTTACTAAAGACGGCCGCATTACACCTTCacatacaaatttattatagTCCTGTACGATACGAGCATATGCCATTTCTTGGTTATTTAAAGACGAGCATGGCTTAAGCCGTACCTCATTGAGCGCAGTAGGTTCTGAGCCTTTGCGAAAATCAATCCAATTTTGCGAAGGTCCTATTAATGCATTCATAAGCtttgttttttcatgtttccATTCAGTCAAAATACAATTCCATTTTTGagaatgtgtttttttaacgCAATTTCTGTGAGCTTCTTCAATAACTGATAGAGTTACGTTCTctcgttcattttttaaaaagctctCAACATCAGTATCTGTGATTGGTTCTAAAGGCTCGAAAGTTTTTTGTGTACTTAAAGCTTCcaattttcgtgaaatttttggcaaatctATTCCTTTTGAACCAAGTAAAATATGAGCTTGTATATTTTGAAAGTCTTGCGTTGTTCGAACTCGATTGTGAAGTTCCtatacaataaaaacaaatacatatttacataattttaatgtgaacattaaaaaatcgatGTACGCACTTTAGTTGCTTGCAAAACTTGAGGAAGTGTTCTTTCTACATTGAATTCTTTTAAACTCTGCtcatttgtcaatttttgagcctGTTGCAAGATTGAatttaaatccatttttgttttgcgatgtttcaaacaatttatttattaaataaactttaatttcttGCAATATGTTATTTGAAGAGAAGGTTAAGTTACTCTATACCCTAgcagacaaaaattattcgtttCTGCAACCGGCATTtcattaagtaaataaatatttagatgcttgttaacatttatttaaaacaaatacggTATTACAACCACAATAGGGCCATGGGGGCCCGCGGTGGTGCCTTGTCATATCTAAATAcggtatttaaataaatattactattcttaaattttattgtgttttaaatacaataaacACTTATTCAaacagttaaataaaaattccaaacacATTTGCTCATTataggtatttatttatataaatatttaaataagtaCATGTCCATTGCGATACTTTTGAAATATCCCTTAGGATTTCTTTTTGTTGTAATGCAAGCGAGAATCGAaaacttgttttaaaattgtggaaaatccTAGGATGATCCTCTATGTCTGAAATTAATAATCGAAAGCGTGGTTCTCGTCAACTATCGGCGCACCCATCAATAGCGAACTGTAACAAAGTTTCAAAATCAAATTGCAgtgaaaatcataataataaaatgaatccAGTTAACCAACAAAGTGGAAATGATGGCAACGCACCATCATCTGTTCGACCAAATTTTTCGGCAATGTCTTCTAATATTGGATGTGGAATCAAAACAGTTTCAGGAATAACTAACAATAAACCTGGTGATATAAAGaagttaattataaaaaactttaaggaTAAACCAGTTTTGCCCGAAAATTACTCAGAAAAGACTTgggaaaaattaagagaagctATTGTTGCCATTCAGACGTCAAAACcaataatttattctttaGAGGAGCTATATCAAGCTGTTGAAAATATGTGCAACCATAAAATGGACTCGCAGTTATATGTTAATCTAACGGCTTGTACAGAGATGCATGTTAAATCCAATATAAGGCCTTTTTTGGCTGACAGCATTGACAAGCTCTTATACTTGAGAAAGGTAAACGAATGTTGGCAATCTCATTGCCAACAAATGATTATGATCCGAAGTATTTTCTTGTACTTGGACAGAACTTATGTTCTACAAAACCCAACTGTTCATTCAATTTGGGATATGGGACTAGAACTTTTTCGCGATCATATTGCTATGAATACTTCTGTTCAAAGTCGTACTGTTGAAGGAATTCTCATGCTTATTGAAAAAGAACGTTATGGAAACACAGTagatagaattttattaaaaaacttattaaaaatgttatcagATTTACAAATATACAAAGAAGCAttcgaattaaaattcttgattGCAACCAAACATCTGTATCAAGCtgaaggacaaaaaatgatgcaAGAACTAGAAGTTCCAGATTACTTACAACATGTAAAAAAACGATTGGAGGAAGAAAACGAAcgtttaattcattatttggaTAGTTCAACAAAGTgggtttttttatatatattgattttttttttatatgtaaccTATTTTTTTCTAGACATCAACTAATTGTAACAGTCGAGCGTCAACTTCTTACTGAGCACCTTACTGCTATTCTTCAAAAAGGAATGGATAACTTAATGGAAGAAAATCGCATTGGTGATCTAACATTactttatcaattatttagtCGCGTAAAAAATGGCGTTGCGGAGCTGTGTACGGCATTTAATTCGTACATTAAGAAAAAAGGCCGTACTATTGTTATTGATCCTGAAAAAGATAAATCAATGGTGCAAGATCTACTTGATTTCAAAGATAAAATAGATTACATTGTATACAATTGCTTTGATCACAATGACAAATTCCTGAATTCTTTGCGGGAAGCCtttgaatatttcattaatCAAAGATCAAATAAACCAGCTGAATTAATTGCAAAATACGTCGATATGAAACTACGAGCTGGGAATAAAGAAGCAACTGAAGAAGAATTAGAACAAATTCTCGATAAGATTATGGTTCAATTTCGTTTTATACATGGCAAAGATGTTTTTGAAGCGTTTTATAAGAAAGATTTAGCGAAACGATTGTTGGTCGGCAAGTCTGCTTCAGTAGACGCTGAAAAAAGTATGTTATCCAAATTAAAGCAAGAGTGTGGTGGTGGATTCACATCAAAATTGGAAGGAATGTTTAAAGACATGGAATTAAGTAGGGATATCAATACTGCTTTCAAACAACATGTAGCAAACTTAGATCGAAAAGAATTGAATAGCATATACTTGACCGTAAACATACTTACTATGGGATATTGGCCCACTTATCCATTAATGGAGGTTAATATGCCTTCACAATTAGTTCAGTTCCAAATTATATTTAACAAGTTTTACCTGAGCAAACACGGCGGAAGAAAATTACAATGGCAACCTACCTTAGGTCATTGCATGTTAACTGCATCTTTTGATGCCGGCCCAAAGAGTTTAATGGTATCACTGTTTCAGAGTTTTGTTCTACTGTTATTCAATGATAATGATACGTTGACCCTAGAGGAAATTCGTTTAGCTACAAATATTGAAGACGGAGAGCTTCGTCGTACTCTACAATCTTTAGCTTGCGGAAAAGCCAGAGTATTAACTAAAGAACCTAAAGGACGAGAAGTTGAAGACaatgataaatttcattttaataacgagttcacaaataaattgttcaaaataaagATTAATCAAATTCAGATGAAGGAAACAACGGAAGAGCAGAAAGCTACTGAAGAGCGTGTTTACCAAGATCGACAATATCAAATCGATGCTGCGATTGTACGTATTATGAAAATGCGAAAAACTTTAAGTCACAACTTGCTCATCACTGAATTGTACAAACAACTTACTTTTCCTGTGAAGCCAGCCGATTTAAAAAAACGGATTGAATCATTGATTGATCGAGATTATATGGAAAGAGATAAAGATAACCAAAACCAATATAATTACgttgcttaaaatattttacatattatttttttctttttcaacacATTAATGTAAACTgaacattataaataaattacatatttaaatatctttatttattctgaaaattattcattctaCGATTAtctgaaactattttttttatttttttagtgaattatGTCGTCAGACCttgaaagaatttaaaagccttaaattattttgacatcgTAAAGATTCACCAATCTGTAGGTTGCAacagtaaataaaatgtatataCAGTACATTTGGGGACCCTACAGtacattcatttattaaagttaaaatgcactgtaaatatttatttatttgctgcacccaaaaaaatttgtcaattgttGTACAGGGTACCTTGTTATACATTGGTATATATGTATTTCATATTATAATCTgaataaatatgtatttaccCAGGCGAGATCGTTTCAGTTATGAATCAGGAATATTACTCATGAATATGAATGCATTATGAACGCTACAGCTAAATTTGTACGTGTATACGAGAGAAttcataattcataattttcgtgTGATTCATCAATAGTGCAAACAATGATTCAgtgaagtttaaatttttttttttgtaaaatctaaatattattttctataaaaaaaataagatacggaaaaaatagttcaaaattttaataaattatgaaaactaaaaagttttttgaaatttactcccgtataaacaaatatttaaaatttatttttagcagttgcgtgaatttcaaaatctattttaaaaattttaatataaaatcacatttaggtattttaaaattatgtgtttttacaatttaaaattttgtaaaataaaaaaatttttttaatacacgtaaacatatttttttgacttttttgttaCTAAAAgttaatgcattttaaacaaaatctttaaaaaaacgtatattcataatttgttctaaaaattatgaacgCAATTATGAATGCAATGATTACCGTTTATGAACATTATGAACGCAATTTCTGCATGAATTTGTACTTTTGTGATTCATAAtggttatgaattttttgtaatcccGCCTGGGTATTTACATATATACTCTGTACAAACATTGACCAGTGACACATAGACGTAACGAATCAAAATTCGATTATTACCTATATTCGACTTAGGGAAAATATTAGATGATTCTATCGGTATTATATGGACTATAGAATTGTACAAACAaccattttcgaaattatcgTACATTGGGATTCTACAACGCGCACgtaaatttaactcaaaacaaacaacttaCTTTTCCTATGAAGCCAgccgttttaaaaaaaaaacggattgAATCATTGACTGATCGAGATTGAAtggaaagagataaaaataaccAGAACCAATATACcaatattaaaagattttaaaggccttttaaattgttttgacaTCGTAAAGATTCACTTGATTTCCTACAATCGAAATAttggtttgaaaaaactttggactggaataaaataaaatgttactcTACGAGCCATGAGACCGGCAGCCCTTCTACTCGATTTCTATAGTGAGCccgaatattttaaagttttgaaaattttttaatcctttgCCTATGCCTCATCATGCCTCTCCTAtgcctgaaaattttaaagaaaatttcatttttaaataaacttaacaAAAACATACTTGATAAGATTGTGTTTAAGCAGAAAATCAATCTTATGAGGAAAATTCCATACCGCATATTAATCAAATGTCCGGCGCGGCCCTGACAGTAATGTCTTGTGTCGGCTGTTATTGCCCTCTTATTATTTAAGACGCAGCGTTTTTATAGCCGCTTTGGGTAATTGATTCATTCGTTGTTgtcttttgtactttttttttttaaacgatgtTGCCTCAGTTTTTTACCACAATTTCCTCTATTTTCAGATCTTCGTTGATGACTTATTGTTTGCGCACTTTTAGGTTTGACAGTTCTATATTTCGTTCCTTTAAACATTAACCATTCTTTATACACTTTGTTTTTTAACTGAAGTAACTTTTGTTGAGCTGTAGACATTCGAGCTCTGCATTCTCGCTGTCGTTCCCGATTTCCTTTTGTTTTCCTATCATCCTTAACAGATCTGttcatttttgagttttttcaatttaattaaatttaattaacttttattttgatgattataaaaattacagttAAAAATAGTGATGTAAACAACAATGAAATacttatatattatataaatattttatgtattaatttatttcttattaaatatatttatttttgtatttaaattatttatttatttatttactgtttgtttatcgaaaataaatgttacatAGGGTAGGTATTTTAACTGTCCCTCAATATTTGTGCCCAACGAACTATTTAGGTAAATGaatgatcaaaattaaattaacttaaatttaaaaaaaatattaaaacaattattaataaaaataaagtacttTCAGTTActgtaatttcaaattataatgAAGTAAATTGTAAGGTACGAACGAATTCATGAGTTTTTGTATGTATATTGATTGTTTTGTTTACGTAAATATCCtgttttcatattattttaggTTGAATTCAAGTGTTTGGAACTATCACTGGAGACGATGTTGCAATCTCTGGCTCTGCAGAAAAAGTCCAGATTAAGTCCAGTTATAACCCAGTGTTTCCCAGATAAACcaataaaatttccaattttccaataaaactttaaattttcttttattttattttttttttttgacattcaaCAAGAagagaaattagaaaaatattcattttcaatctttttcttacatttttctttttatttcgtagaaactttcaattaatttattttaatttttgattttccagaacttttatcaataattttccggaattttccaataaatttccACCTCTTTACATCAATTGaatgattaaaatataatttaaaaaaatatataattaacaaTAGTAATAATCTGCCAGctcctataaatttaaaagcattCTAGATTTGGACCAGTATAAAATCACATTATAATGAAATAAGGCCAAAACAAGATACTCAAATGTTTCACGTTTCATAGACCTTCTGAACATTAGGTAGGATGTATATCGAGTATCGAGTatcttttaatgtaaaaacgtTCACTTTTCTCTATAATTGTCAATAAGCTTACatgtttttgaacataaattttgaaaattaggagggatgaatatttttctttacaaaattgatcaattttcactaaaaatttgaaaatgtataaaaatatcgaatttttaactgaatttaacgaaaattttgatcattttcaaaagaattttggtcaaaaatgtactaaaattttaaatatttcttacattttagatACTCGATACTCGATATCCCACCTatgattttcagaaaaaattaggtGGGAGAAAACCTGAAACATTTGGGATTGTTGTTTTGGCCTTAAGTTGTAAGTTACGAAAGAATCCATgagattttgtatttattttgattgttttttatgtaaatatcctgtttttattttattttaggttgAACGCAAGTGTATGGTACTATCACTGGAGACGATGTTGCAACCGCTTGCGCCAAATgaaagctgagaaaattttatgaagatcACTCATACATCATATTGCTCTCAGACAACTCCAAACGGctcaaaaatgagaaaaaaagtgcaaaaaacgCCCCTATAGCTGAAATTGAGCGTAGAAAATAGCCTCATTTTTGAGCTCCCATTACTCCTACTTCCCGAAGTCGAATCNNNNNNNNNNNNNNNNNNNNNNNNNNNNNNNNNNNNNNNNNNNNNNNNNNNNNNNNNNNNNNNNNNNNNNNNNNNNNNNNNNNNNNNNNNNNNNNNNNNNatataaatgtaaatatatattttttaaatacatttttaaaaattaatttaatttattttgttttagattGTAACAagtcaattgaaaagtatatgtattcaacaaagaagtgcttttttaatatatacaacgcgaaaaataaattacataaggacaataaataataatataaatgtaaatatatattttttacatttttaaaatttaatttaatttttttattttgttttagattgtaaaaagtcaaaaaggaTTTTAGCATTGTGTTTTATTACGAATGTGGTCTGGCGATTTTCTTTAGGGCACAGTAGTACAATCAGACAATTTGAAACCTTGTGGAGTGTATTAAGGACTTATTTAgagtgaaaaataacaaaaaaacgatggaaaaaccaaaaattttgaaagaaatcctTCGGgaagatgaaattttacaaatttcgagTAATTGGAAAAGTTCATAAATTCTAACATTGAAGAAGCTCAAAACTCTCAAAGCCTTGTGTTCGGCCACCGGAATAtatttgtgtgtgaaaaaatgaCGCCAATATTTAttaggtattattttttttgtagaaaaaaaacaatcgctCTTGAAACAAGATTTATCTGAACTTATGaacgaaaacaaaaagtttcaaaatgcTATGGCAGAGTAGAAGCATATAAAAAGTCAGACTGCAACAAGCTTGGAGAATCTGAAACAGGATTATGAAAAGTAAAACTAGAGTTGTCCGTCTCTGAGATGCATAAAAACAGAATAACGCCGCAGGCGCACGTCAAGTCTTTAAATACTGAAgtagaacagaaaaaattatcatgtaaaacacaaatatcaagacgtaaatttatcaaatttggaataaaaaatcatcgttTATCGTTACAGCAGAGTTCCAGTTAAAAAcctcttaaaaacttaatatttaaaatcatttcagACCAAATAAGGAAGAAACGaggacaaaaaatgcatttgtacgtaatttaaaaataaatgtaaacttaatttttgtaaaaagttgattatttttattataaaataaatatgaaaaataaaacaaaatctgTCGGAAAAAGCGAAATTCGATAGCAAAATTCCGTTCGGTTGTTGATGGCAGCATCTGTTTGTTGCCGAAAAATTCCGCACTCGCTCATATTTCCTTCTTTGCATGGTACCTTCTTTTCCAGCAACGCAGTCTCACAAtataagttgattttttccaaatcaattcgataataattttcaccTGAATTCACTTCTTCAGCAGCTAGGATCATTGAAGCAATTCCCTAAAACGAACAAGTTAttgattaataataaatacagcACTTAGgttaacatattttatttacgtgAACTTTTTTATTCTCCATTGCTTCTAATgatgtatttttcaaaaaaattaagtgaaaaaaaaaaaataaaataaaactaacaaTAGTAATGATCTGCCAGctcctataaatttaaaagcattCTAGATTTGGACCAGTATAAAATCACATTATAATGAAGTAAGTTAGTAAGTAAGGTACGAACGAATTCATGagtttttgtatttgttttgattgttttttttatgtaaatatcctgtttttattttattttaggttgAACGCAAGTGACGCAATCAAATTTGGAAATGAAAATCTTCGTTTGTGGTCACAGCAAAATTCAGGTAAAAAACCTATGttttgtcataaataaattaaaaattaatactacagataaacttaatttatgtaaaaagttgaatatttttattaaaataaataatatataaatatgaaaaataaaacaaaatctaTCAATATTGCATGAACAACCCATTAACGCCCTCATCGCTCAAATGGAACAGTTTTGGTCGGAAAAAGCGGACCTTCGATTCTTATCGGAATCCAGATGTCCTTAATTTCTTccattaataacatttttaaaaaaatataataatatataattgcatcttttatttaaatataaaaattaaattaattttataatctgAATATTGTTAGCAACATCTTTTTGTTGCCGAAAAACCCCGCATTGCCTCATATTTCCTTCTTTGCAGAATTTTCCGGCAACGAGTCTCACAATAACAGTTGATtccaaatttcttcaaaaattaatcaattcggtcaaatttgttttgaatttctgCAAATTTCAAACTGATTAacattagtttttattaataccTATTAATATAAAACCGTACTTACCCAAGTTCCAAAACCACTCAATGTCCTTTCTGATACTTTTTCAAGATCCGGCGAATGAGTTAATGTTTTGCAAGAAATGCAGAATCTGcgatctttaaaaaaacacaccaattaggtatttatataaatacaataatttcacataaattgTAGTCAAATTTCG is part of the Culicoides brevitarsis isolate CSIRO-B50_1 chromosome 3, AGI_CSIRO_Cbre_v1, whole genome shotgun sequence genome and harbors:
- the LOC134833419 gene encoding cullin-4A, encoding MSEINNRKRGSRQLSAHPSIANCNKVSKSNCSENHNNKMNPVNQQSGNDGNAPSSVRPNFSAMSSNIGCGIKTVSGITNNKPGDIKKLIIKNFKDKPVLPENYSEKTWEKLREAIVAIQTSKPIIYSLEELYQAVENMCNHKMDSQLYVNLTACTEMHVKSNIRPFLADSIDKLLYLRKVNECWQSHCQQMIMIRSIFLYLDRTYVLQNPTVHSIWDMGLELFRDHIAMNTSVQSRTVEGILMLIEKERYGNTVDRILLKNLLKMLSDLQIYKEAFELKFLIATKHLYQAEGQKMMQELEVPDYLQHVKKRLEEENERLIHYLDSSTKHQLIVTVERQLLTEHLTAILQKGMDNLMEENRIGDLTLLYQLFSRVKNGVAELCTAFNSYIKKKGRTIVIDPEKDKSMVQDLLDFKDKIDYIVYNCFDHNDKFLNSLREAFEYFINQRSNKPAELIAKYVDMKLRAGNKEATEEELEQILDKIMVQFRFIHGKDVFEAFYKKDLAKRLLVGKSASVDAEKSMLSKLKQECGGGFTSKLEGMFKDMELSRDINTAFKQHVANLDRKELNSIYLTVNILTMGYWPTYPLMEVNMPSQLVQFQIIFNKFYLSKHGGRKLQWQPTLGHCMLTASFDAGPKSLMVSLFQSFVLLLFNDNDTLTLEEIRLATNIEDGELRRTLQSLACGKARVLTKEPKGREVEDNDKFHFNNEFTNKLFKIKINQIQMKETTEEQKATEERVYQDRQYQIDAAIVRIMKMRKTLSHNLLITELYKQLTFPVKPADLKKRIESLIDRDYMERDKDNQNQYNYVA